The Cellvibrio zantedeschiae genomic sequence GGCCCTAAACCGGTACCCAAGAAAATATCGGTAATGTCACGACGACGGCATTTAGTGCCGTTAAGGTAGTAGTGGTTTTGCGCATCGCGCGTTACTTTGCGCTTGATAGAAATTTCGGTGAATGCGGCGTATTCGCCTAACAAGGTGCCATCACTATTATCAAATACGAGTTCGATAGATGCCTGACCAACCGGCTTACGGCCACTGGAACCGTTAAAAATAACGTCGGTCATGTTTTCGCCACGCAGATTTTTGGCGGAAGATTCGCCCATTACCCAGCGCACAGCGTCAATAATATTGGATTTACCGCAACCATTGGGGCCGACAACAGCACACAAATTGCTGGGGAAGTTAACCGTAGTAGGGTCAACAAACGATTTAAAGCCTGCCAGCTTGATGCACTTTAGCCGCATAGTTCCGTGTCACTCTAGAATTCGTTGGGGTTTGAGCTGTAGTCGCTTGATTTCATTATTGTTTAAGCGGAAATCTGAGCGAAGCTATAACCTTCTAAAAGGCTGGATTCTACACGCTTGCGGGCAGCTTACGAAAGGCATTTGCGCCCAATTTGGGGCTAAAATGTGGAAACTTATGGAACTTGAGCAAATTTTACCCAAACAGGGAATTTTAGTGCGGCTGGATCTGGATAAGGATTAGCGGCCACTTGGAAGAAGCCACTAATCCTTCAAAATTTTACAGACTCAAAGGTACTTTTTTACCGGTCTTAACGGCGAGATAAATGGCATCGATAACTTTGAGATCTTTAAGCCCTTCTTCGCCATCAACCGGAAATACTGGTTTATTGTTGCCGAGAATGATCCCCGCCATTTCATCCATTTGCGTCGTTTGGTGCATGACGTGTGGGAAACTCAATTCGCCTTTGTTGGTGCGGGCCTTGATAGGCCCATAGCCAAACGCCGGGCGCAACTCTGCAAAGCCTTTATCACCGTTCAGTACAAATCGATCAAGGCTGATGTTGTAGCTGGTCACGCAACTTGCAATCGCGCCATTGGGGAAGCCGAGTTGGAATTGAATTGTTTCATCTACGCCTTCTTTAAACTTGGCGGGATTGGTTTTGGTCTCCTGCGCCGTAACCCAAACAGGTTCCTGGCCAACCATGTAGCGCGCGCCGTTGACAGCATAGATACCAACATCCATTAATGAGCCGCCGCCTGCAAGGGCTTTGTTGAGACGCCACTGGGTTGGATCACCAATTGGGAAACCGGTCCCACCCTCAAAAGATAATATGCGACCAAACTCGCCGCGGCTTCGCTGGTTAATAATCTCGACGGTATTAGGCTCAAAATGCATGCGGTAGCCAACCAGTAATTTCACATTGGCTTTTTTGCAGGCGTCGATCATTTCCTCACATTCTTTTGCATTTAAACCCATAGGTTTTTCGCAAATAACATGCTTGCCTGCTTTGGCAACGCGAATCACTTGATCGCGATGAAGTGCATTAGGAGTTATGACATAGACCGCATCAATATCCGGGTTAT encodes the following:
- a CDS encoding Gfo/Idh/MocA family protein, giving the protein MNSRRDFLQKLTASLIILNLPGQVSAYAATSGLNTQTYDGPPLRVAIMGLGSYGSRVAEAMQACKKAKIVGVISGTPSKISTWQSKYNIPAKNCYNYENFDDIKNNPDIDAVYVITPNALHRDQVIRVAKAGKHVICEKPMGLNAKECEEMIDACKKANVKLLVGYRMHFEPNTVEIINQRSRGEFGRILSFEGGTGFPIGDPTQWRLNKALAGGGSLMDVGIYAVNGARYMVGQEPVWVTAQETKTNPAKFKEGVDETIQFQLGFPNGAIASCVTSYNISLDRFVLNGDKGFAELRPAFGYGPIKARTNKGELSFPHVMHQTTQMDEMAGIILGNNKPVFPVDGEEGLKDLKVIDAIYLAVKTGKKVPLSL